In the genome of Cupriavidus malaysiensis, one region contains:
- a CDS encoding carbohydrate kinase family protein yields MNATLPAYVVFGEALTDMVHQGGQQWLGLPGGSCWNVARVGARLGVPTAFAGAISEDQLGDQLAEASADAGLDLRFLQRVPRSPLLAFVGAQHPPRYFFVGDDSADLHFDPARLPQGWRQAARVVHFGSLSLARQPLAARLCEEATLASAAGKRIAFDPNFREPMRAPDYAEVFAHLARLADYIKVSDEDLRGLYPRHDEAGALAALRALAPRARVLLTRGAQGMVLLDGAQRYEQPAFAVAVADTVGCGDAAMGGWMAGLLREPGAAPARQARWAAASAAVAATHAGAHAPALAQVEALLAATAA; encoded by the coding sequence ATGAATGCCACCCTGCCTGCCTACGTCGTGTTCGGCGAGGCCCTGACCGACATGGTCCACCAGGGCGGCCAGCAATGGCTGGGCCTGCCGGGCGGCTCGTGCTGGAACGTGGCGCGCGTCGGCGCGCGCCTGGGCGTGCCGACGGCCTTTGCCGGCGCCATCAGCGAGGACCAGCTGGGCGACCAGCTCGCCGAGGCCAGCGCGGACGCCGGCCTCGACCTGCGCTTCCTGCAGCGGGTGCCGCGCTCGCCCTTGCTGGCCTTCGTCGGTGCCCAGCATCCGCCGCGCTATTTCTTCGTCGGCGACGACAGCGCCGACCTCCATTTCGATCCGGCGCGCCTGCCGCAGGGCTGGCGCCAGGCGGCCCGCGTGGTGCATTTCGGCTCGCTCAGCCTGGCGCGCCAGCCGCTGGCTGCGCGCCTGTGCGAGGAGGCCACGCTGGCCAGCGCCGCCGGCAAGCGCATCGCCTTCGATCCCAACTTCCGCGAGCCGATGCGCGCGCCGGACTACGCCGAGGTGTTCGCCCACCTGGCACGTCTGGCCGACTACATCAAGGTCTCGGACGAGGACCTGCGCGGCCTCTACCCGCGGCACGACGAAGCCGGCGCGCTGGCCGCGCTGCGCGCATTGGCGCCGCGCGCGCGCGTGCTGCTGACGCGCGGCGCGCAAGGCATGGTGCTGCTGGATGGCGCGCAGCGCTACGAGCAGCCGGCCTTCGCCGTGGCCGTGGCCGACACCGTCGGCTGCGGCGACGCCGCCATGGGCGGCTGGATGGCCGGCCTGCTGCGCGAGCCCGGTGCCGCGCCCGCGCGCCAGGCCCGCTGGGCCGCCGCCAGCGCCGCCGTGGCCGCGACCCATGCCGGCGCCCACGCGCCGGCGCTGGCGCAGGTGGAGGCCCTGCTGGCTGCGACCGCCGCCTGA